From a region of the Gossypium raimondii isolate GPD5lz chromosome 10, ASM2569854v1, whole genome shotgun sequence genome:
- the LOC105775171 gene encoding protein MAINTENANCE OF MERISTEMS-like codes for MPYLELARFGSVALIRSSDLRFDLLSALVERWCSETHIFHFPCGECMVTLEDVALQLELPIDGSPVTGVSSFTDLAALCYQLLGDSLGDGAVLMPDANDDNVHMMYLPLLADLSTARSYSRGSAVLAMLYRELCRATNSDVTDMGECLILLQSWAFIGYHFWHPLVTNRICIHCHSGDKI; via the exons ATGCCGTACTTGGAGCTAGCCAGATTTGGGTCAGTAGCATTGATCCGGTCCTCCGACTTGcgctttgatttattatctgcGCTAGTGGAGCGGTGGTGCTCGGAGActcacatttttcattttccgtgCGGGGAGTGTATGGTGACCTTGGAGGATGTTGCATTGCAGCTTGAGCTCCCAATTGACGGGAGTCCCGTAACGGGAGTATCTTCATTTACCGATCTGGCTGCACTTTGTTATCAGCTCCTAGGAGACTCGCTAGGGGACG GGGCAGTACTCATGCCTGATGCAAACGACGACAATGTGCATATGATGTACTTGCCCCTGTTAGCTGATTTGTCCACTGCTAGGTCGTATAGCAGAGGTTCCGCCGTTCTAGCAATGTTGTACCGGGAGCTTTGTCGGGCGACAAACTCGGATGTAACTGACATGGGCGAATGCCTCATACTACTACAGTCCTGGGCGTTTATCGGCTACCATTTTTGGCATCCGTTAGTCACCAACCGTATCTGTATCCACTGCCACtcaggtgataaaatataa
- the LOC105777685 gene encoding probable plastidic glucose transporter 3 isoform X1: MSMRGRHLDAYSMYKRGTREHGFDAFDKEQGPERSLNGVGKDIGVPSWKRSLRHVLVATLSSFLYGYHLGVVNETLESISRDLGFHGNTMAEGLVVSTCLGGAFVGSLFSGLIADGVGRRRALQLCALPMIIGASMSATAKSLWAMLLGRLFVGTGMGIGPAVAALYVTEVSPAYVRGTYGSFTQIATGLGLMGSLFIGFPAKAIEGWWRICFWASVAPAAILALFMEFSVESPHWLFKRGRAADAEAEFEKLLGGPYVKSAMAELSKSDRGDEADTFKFSELLYGHHRKVVFIGSTLFALQQLSGINAVFYFSSTVFETAGVPSESANMCVGIANLLGSFVAMILMDRLGRKVLLIGSFSGMVVAMFLQITSATSLVSRSSGVYLSVGGMLLSVLAFAIGAGPVPSILLSEMFPGRVRANAVSVCMAFHWIVNFFVGLLFLRLLEQIGPLVLNSIFGAFCLLAVLFIKKNVLETKGKSLQEIEIALLPSE; encoded by the exons ATGTCAATGCGGGGTCGACACCTCGATGCTTATTCCATGTACAAGCGCGGTACCAGAGAGCATGGATTCGATGCCTTTGATAAAGAGCAAGGTCCAG AACGTTCGCTGAATGGAGTGGGCAAGGATATTGGAGTCCCTTCTTGGAAGCGTTCACTCCGGCATGTACTCGTGGCAACATTATCTTCCTTCCTCTATGGTTATCATCTTGG AGTAGTTAATGAAACACTAGAAAGTATTTCACGTGACCTTGGTTTTCATGGGAATACCATGGCTGAAG GTCTGGTCGTAAGTACATGTTTAGGGGGTGCCTTTGTTGGATCACTGTTCAGTGGTTTGATTGCAGATGGAGTTGGGCGTCGCAGGGCACTCCAGCTATGTGCTTTGCCTATGATAATTGGGGCTTCAATGAG TGCGACAGCAAAAAGCCTTTGGGCCATGCTTCTGGGGAGGTTATTTGTAGGGACTGGAATGGGTATTGGCCCAGCTGTGGCAGCTCTTTATGTGACAGAG GTTTCTCCAGCTTATGTAAGAGGTACATATGGAAGCTTCACTCAAATTGCAACAGGCCTAGGATTGATGGGCTCTCTATTTATTGGATTCCCTGCTAAGGCAATTGAGGGTTG GTGGCGCATATGTTTCTGGGCATCTGTTGCTCCTGCTGCTATACTTGCTCTTTTTATGGAGTTTTCTGTAGAGAGTCCCCATTGGCTTTTTAAG AGAGGAAGAGCTGCTGATGCTGAAgctgagtttgaaaaacttttgggAGGACCATATGTCAAAAGTGCAATGGCTGAATTGTCAAAGTCAGACAGAGGGGATGAGGCAGATACATTCAAGTTCTCAGAGCTACTTTATGGCCATCATCGTAAAG TTGTTTTCATTGGGTCTACCCTTTTTGCTTTACAACAGCTCTCTGGTATAAATGCTGTTTTCTATTTCTCGTCAACTGTCTTTGAAACTGCTGGCGTACCTTCAGAGTCTGCAAACATGTGTGTGGGAATTGCCAATTTGTTAG GATCATTTGTTGCAATGATTTTGATGGATAGACTGGGAAGGAAGGTACTTCTCATTGGAAGCTTTTCAGGCATG GTAGTGGCAATGTTTCTTCAGATAACTTCAGCTACTTCCTTAGTTTCAAGAAGTAGTGGAGTTTATCTCTCTGTTGGAGGCATGCTTTT GTCTGTCTTGGCCTTCGCTATTGGAGCTGGACCAGTCCCTAGTATCCTACTATCAGAAATGTTTCCTGGTCGGGTTAGGGCAAATGCAGTGTCAGTTTGCATGGCTTTCCATTGG ATTGTAAATTTCTTTGTCGGGCTGTTATTTTTGCGGTTACTGGAACAGATTGGACCATTAGTCCTGAATTCGATTTTTGGTGCCTTTTGTCTGCTGGCAGTactttttataaagaaaaatgtgTTGGAAACAAAAGGAAAATCACTTCAAGAGATTGAAATTGCACTTCTTCCATCAGAATAG
- the LOC105777685 gene encoding probable plastidic glucose transporter 3 isoform X2, with protein sequence MSMRGRHLDAYSMYKRGTREHGFDAFDKEQGPERSLNGVGKDIGVPSWKRSLRHVLVATLSSFLYGYHLGVVNETLESISRDLGFHGNTMAEDGVGRRRALQLCALPMIIGASMSATAKSLWAMLLGRLFVGTGMGIGPAVAALYVTEVSPAYVRGTYGSFTQIATGLGLMGSLFIGFPAKAIEGWWRICFWASVAPAAILALFMEFSVESPHWLFKRGRAADAEAEFEKLLGGPYVKSAMAELSKSDRGDEADTFKFSELLYGHHRKVVFIGSTLFALQQLSGINAVFYFSSTVFETAGVPSESANMCVGIANLLGSFVAMILMDRLGRKVLLIGSFSGMVVAMFLQITSATSLVSRSSGVYLSVGGMLLSVLAFAIGAGPVPSILLSEMFPGRVRANAVSVCMAFHWIVNFFVGLLFLRLLEQIGPLVLNSIFGAFCLLAVLFIKKNVLETKGKSLQEIEIALLPSE encoded by the exons ATGTCAATGCGGGGTCGACACCTCGATGCTTATTCCATGTACAAGCGCGGTACCAGAGAGCATGGATTCGATGCCTTTGATAAAGAGCAAGGTCCAG AACGTTCGCTGAATGGAGTGGGCAAGGATATTGGAGTCCCTTCTTGGAAGCGTTCACTCCGGCATGTACTCGTGGCAACATTATCTTCCTTCCTCTATGGTTATCATCTTGG AGTAGTTAATGAAACACTAGAAAGTATTTCACGTGACCTTGGTTTTCATGGGAATACCATGGCTGAAG ATGGAGTTGGGCGTCGCAGGGCACTCCAGCTATGTGCTTTGCCTATGATAATTGGGGCTTCAATGAG TGCGACAGCAAAAAGCCTTTGGGCCATGCTTCTGGGGAGGTTATTTGTAGGGACTGGAATGGGTATTGGCCCAGCTGTGGCAGCTCTTTATGTGACAGAG GTTTCTCCAGCTTATGTAAGAGGTACATATGGAAGCTTCACTCAAATTGCAACAGGCCTAGGATTGATGGGCTCTCTATTTATTGGATTCCCTGCTAAGGCAATTGAGGGTTG GTGGCGCATATGTTTCTGGGCATCTGTTGCTCCTGCTGCTATACTTGCTCTTTTTATGGAGTTTTCTGTAGAGAGTCCCCATTGGCTTTTTAAG AGAGGAAGAGCTGCTGATGCTGAAgctgagtttgaaaaacttttgggAGGACCATATGTCAAAAGTGCAATGGCTGAATTGTCAAAGTCAGACAGAGGGGATGAGGCAGATACATTCAAGTTCTCAGAGCTACTTTATGGCCATCATCGTAAAG TTGTTTTCATTGGGTCTACCCTTTTTGCTTTACAACAGCTCTCTGGTATAAATGCTGTTTTCTATTTCTCGTCAACTGTCTTTGAAACTGCTGGCGTACCTTCAGAGTCTGCAAACATGTGTGTGGGAATTGCCAATTTGTTAG GATCATTTGTTGCAATGATTTTGATGGATAGACTGGGAAGGAAGGTACTTCTCATTGGAAGCTTTTCAGGCATG GTAGTGGCAATGTTTCTTCAGATAACTTCAGCTACTTCCTTAGTTTCAAGAAGTAGTGGAGTTTATCTCTCTGTTGGAGGCATGCTTTT GTCTGTCTTGGCCTTCGCTATTGGAGCTGGACCAGTCCCTAGTATCCTACTATCAGAAATGTTTCCTGGTCGGGTTAGGGCAAATGCAGTGTCAGTTTGCATGGCTTTCCATTGG ATTGTAAATTTCTTTGTCGGGCTGTTATTTTTGCGGTTACTGGAACAGATTGGACCATTAGTCCTGAATTCGATTTTTGGTGCCTTTTGTCTGCTGGCAGTactttttataaagaaaaatgtgTTGGAAACAAAAGGAAAATCACTTCAAGAGATTGAAATTGCACTTCTTCCATCAGAATAG